In Sebaldella termitidis ATCC 33386, one DNA window encodes the following:
- a CDS encoding autotransporter domain-containing protein, giving the protein MKKNKKLILSFLALNAVLPISASGAESSASLKYDRLYNSVIKNLEAGKSNEKNYKLIEKVLSQRNKELKDLYLQSDYIVKPEYLEWQIFFSGFYEEHNEGRDNTGENAEYYSKVNGYYETDGSYTVTSANRASTSGKPYQPLQKPKEIDLGVNVPISGITRPPLELNISPNSGSNVTGNYGPVTIAAPSVSPGIAISNFQPANPNVSILAPFVITPVTFTGTGFGQGTSNTFTPGGNPPMENYSYIISNTTANLNTGGTFSGDISFGDSLSSLSNWNSSTASGTPAAFYSAAADKRITISGEWNVTHATAGQTMFISYNPYEVGRGGSTGAQFMEFAGTLNLNNTGTGSLIGIEHQVLSGGGGGGSAFNAGAFPVVVNSGTINIDNGTRMLGIMIDREFATTDFVLPSQTYNTGKIELKANSSQSIGIDFGQYGNGALNTDAYVGDIVVDGTENYGVRVYDVHAGNLNYYDNIRVHGEKSNPLIYGAGGDGLIHIKGTKNIGIAFVKKIGASGYVDNVSNLNILVDGNEGIGILRSGDYVATQTANILLTGSQLKSLMYGDNSNQSILVRSDRFTTVIDPTLGANIGSNVGGTVTLGGIVKNGNDNILFLANGTGQTAAQAGKIINNSDITVTSDAKNAKTLVAYQGGEITNNAVMTNNSTRDRAVGSTNVGALGMALLGSSSIGTNSNTGKLLLQNTGTKLSVGVYNEGTFTNNGEIEVYGSEGIGVYSQGAASITNLTNKILVNGDNSVGLFSDNTNSSNFSVGSLTLNVNGTDAYAFYAKNGGGFNITGNTAVNVGAGGIGFQYVGTGLTTSISPTQITSMFNAGGGHLTFNLDPNSYAMVIENAQIKTSEIGTFTAIMPSHVTMSGSNKVKLYKGHLEIDENSNIDSAAATDIKYRDLPIASSRITLNFGKTISGTESGLAGIGQENDNIAGITNAQMLLTNNGTITLTGANSTGMYASYGSLDNALTGKIQTASGGVGLYGTNGTITANSGIIEFGDGGIGIYGTNVTPGTTPTYGTKDVSITHSGSIESKGTTKGYGIVADNDGSGSSSLTINSGSLIDLSSVTNAAVGDLVGIYAKNTVVNSSGDITIGKNGIVMYAEDSNVTISGGTINITGDNVLGFYLKGATTFSGSGTINVSGQGVTIFNLNTNPGMAFTNLFTINTIGSGTYTLGSIANGSYYYNNATTLGGNGAMVSGKSSTVLFDSGANIGTTGDSNIGIYVDGVYTGGAVPGFTAGIEAENRGIITLNNSSAGLYGLNGASVYNAGGTITVGNDSTGIYASGGTSNAMNTGNITVGSNSQGIYLKDGILAANTAGNILSAGTNSVGIYADNISGGIINGGVIDLSGDKSVGIYATGPAKNIVNTGTIKVGNSTELNNPSIGIYTTTPGDIITNSSVIDSGKNSIGIYAEGATVNQNGTSVVGETGTGIYTKGGTVVLGFASDMQVGMNEAVGVYGTNGTYIVNSSMNPVNIGNGGYGFILETGSVLDNHGILALNGKGTGVYSDGANIVNNLAGADINMAGDNNIGIYMVSGGTINNDANINGTPGKSNIGIYNKNGTITNSGTISVGASVLAYNSDGTVDYDNSGYAVGIYGEGSNINNTGQINIGENGIGLYTRDNPVKIVNKGNITGVGNGATGIFVDNGIVENDAGVTISMTGDNTTGMVANKNGTIINNGNIIMTGNDVTAMFANITSTAINNGVIDMSGATGNSVAFLLGAGSTYVNNVGSTLNLGLSGTLSGRAGITHDIPSIINGGIIQSDGVLALDGISISLKVDPSTVVYQSDPTTGPQFIANGASIVADTLITDKPIIILPGFADGTNANVYKIVNAVKASGGIYEFISGSLLWEAIPEATGTGADVYMKRKSFTDFTDGLWFEDFGNALEEKFLGSSGDAMKIYNKTAYIKTEEDFRQIMASLAGNVYANINQRENDIAEIFENSLNLISDSANNTKENVKVNVIAGKGKNKEETDGVVPYDYTTAGVLALREVERTYRHTFGYSLGYLHTGFEFNDGNESEEWVDTIQLGVHSKYNAGGWKLRNDLTGRASIHNVDRNIEWGTDLGRSEMNGTYETYSITSDNILGKEFGLGKRVNITPYGAFKAMYVTRPTFKESGLERLEVDGNDAWSVKPRAGVELNAAVPLGSQSPWQLKGTLDFAYEYELADLNEREKARLVAVEDNYHKLSKPEDEKGTFRTKAYLGVEVADRYGIFLTGEYKLSEHDKDDYRAGVILKAVF; this is encoded by the coding sequence ATGAAAAAAAATAAAAAATTAATATTATCATTTTTAGCGTTAAATGCAGTACTACCAATTTCTGCATCAGGAGCAGAGTCTTCGGCATCATTAAAGTATGACAGACTCTATAATAGCGTCATAAAAAATCTAGAAGCCGGGAAATCAAATGAGAAAAACTATAAGCTCATAGAAAAAGTCTTGAGTCAAAGAAATAAGGAACTAAAAGATCTGTATTTACAGAGTGATTATATAGTAAAACCGGAATATCTCGAATGGCAGATATTTTTCAGCGGATTTTACGAGGAGCATAATGAGGGAAGAGATAATACAGGAGAAAATGCCGAGTATTATTCAAAAGTAAACGGTTATTATGAAACAGACGGTTCTTATACAGTTACAAGTGCTAACAGAGCTTCAACTTCAGGGAAACCGTACCAGCCGCTGCAGAAGCCGAAAGAAATAGATTTAGGGGTAAATGTACCTATAAGCGGTATAACAAGACCGCCTCTGGAATTAAATATAAGTCCGAACAGCGGTTCCAACGTAACAGGAAATTACGGTCCTGTGACTATAGCAGCTCCGAGTGTTTCACCGGGAATTGCCATAAGTAATTTCCAGCCTGCTAATCCTAATGTAAGCATTTTAGCGCCTTTTGTAATAACACCTGTAACCTTTACCGGAACAGGATTTGGTCAGGGAACATCGAATACTTTTACTCCCGGCGGAAATCCACCAATGGAGAATTACAGCTATATTATTTCAAATACTACAGCAAACCTGAATACAGGAGGAACTTTTTCAGGAGATATAAGTTTCGGTGATTCCTTATCATCATTGAGTAACTGGAATTCCAGTACAGCAAGCGGAACACCGGCGGCATTTTACAGTGCAGCGGCAGATAAGAGAATAACTATAAGCGGTGAATGGAATGTAACGCATGCTACTGCCGGACAGACAATGTTCATAAGCTATAACCCTTATGAAGTCGGAAGAGGCGGTTCTACCGGAGCACAGTTTATGGAATTTGCGGGAACTTTAAATCTTAATAATACAGGGACAGGCTCTTTAATAGGAATAGAACATCAGGTATTGTCAGGCGGAGGAGGCGGAGGAAGTGCTTTTAATGCTGGGGCTTTTCCTGTAGTGGTAAACTCGGGGACAATAAATATTGACAATGGTACACGTATGCTGGGAATAATGATAGACCGTGAGTTTGCTACAACAGATTTCGTTTTACCGTCTCAGACATACAATACAGGTAAAATAGAATTAAAAGCAAACAGCTCCCAGAGTATTGGGATAGATTTTGGTCAGTATGGAAACGGTGCACTTAATACTGATGCTTATGTAGGGGATATAGTAGTTGACGGAACAGAAAACTACGGTGTCAGAGTGTATGATGTACATGCCGGGAATCTGAATTATTATGATAATATAAGAGTTCACGGTGAGAAGAGCAATCCTCTTATTTACGGAGCCGGCGGAGACGGGTTAATACATATAAAGGGAACTAAAAACATAGGAATAGCTTTTGTAAAAAAAATAGGTGCTTCTGGTTATGTTGATAATGTCAGTAATCTAAATATACTGGTAGACGGTAATGAAGGAATAGGGATACTAAGAAGCGGAGACTATGTTGCTACACAGACAGCGAATATTCTTCTTACAGGTTCACAGTTGAAATCACTGATGTACGGAGATAATTCAAATCAGAGTATTCTTGTTCGTAGTGACAGATTTACAACAGTTATAGATCCTACTTTGGGGGCAAATATAGGATCTAATGTGGGAGGAACAGTTACATTAGGCGGAATCGTAAAAAACGGAAATGATAATATTTTATTTCTTGCTAACGGAACCGGACAGACAGCTGCACAGGCAGGGAAAATAATTAATAATTCTGATATTACAGTTACAAGCGATGCAAAAAATGCAAAAACACTTGTTGCATATCAGGGCGGAGAAATAACTAATAATGCCGTTATGACAAATAATTCTACAAGAGACAGAGCAGTAGGCTCTACTAACGTAGGTGCTTTGGGAATGGCTCTTTTAGGTTCTTCAAGCATCGGGACAAATTCAAATACAGGGAAATTACTGCTTCAGAATACCGGAACCAAATTGTCGGTAGGGGTGTATAACGAGGGAACATTTACAAATAATGGAGAAATAGAAGTATACGGTAGTGAAGGAATAGGGGTATACTCACAGGGGGCAGCTTCAATAACAAATTTGACCAATAAAATTCTGGTGAATGGTGATAATTCAGTAGGTCTGTTTTCAGATAATACAAACAGCTCTAATTTTAGTGTAGGTTCTCTGACTCTGAATGTAAACGGTACTGATGCATATGCATTTTATGCCAAAAACGGAGGGGGATTTAATATTACCGGGAATACAGCAGTAAATGTAGGAGCCGGAGGTATCGGATTTCAATATGTGGGAACTGGGCTGACGACTTCTATAAGTCCGACACAGATCACTTCCATGTTTAATGCAGGCGGAGGTCATCTTACATTTAATCTTGATCCGAATTCATATGCTATGGTAATAGAAAATGCCCAGATAAAAACATCAGAAATAGGAACTTTTACTGCGATAATGCCTTCTCATGTGACAATGTCCGGATCAAATAAAGTAAAGCTGTATAAAGGACATTTGGAAATAGATGAGAATTCAAATATAGATTCAGCAGCAGCAACAGATATAAAATACAGGGATTTACCGATAGCTTCTTCAAGAATAACACTGAATTTCGGAAAAACAATATCAGGAACAGAAAGCGGACTTGCCGGAATAGGTCAGGAAAATGACAATATAGCAGGTATAACAAATGCTCAGATGCTTTTGACAAATAACGGGACAATAACACTTACCGGAGCTAATTCTACAGGTATGTATGCAAGCTACGGATCACTTGATAATGCATTGACGGGGAAAATACAGACAGCGAGCGGCGGAGTAGGATTATACGGTACGAACGGGACAATAACAGCAAATTCCGGGATAATAGAATTCGGTGACGGTGGAATAGGGATATACGGTACGAATGTAACTCCGGGAACCACGCCGACATATGGTACAAAAGATGTATCAATAACACATTCAGGAAGTATTGAATCTAAAGGTACAACTAAAGGATACGGGATAGTAGCTGATAATGACGGAAGCGGGTCATCATCCCTTACTATAAATTCCGGGTCATTAATTGATTTAAGTTCGGTGACTAATGCAGCAGTGGGAGATCTTGTAGGTATATATGCAAAAAATACTGTGGTAAATTCAAGCGGAGATATTACTATAGGAAAAAATGGAATAGTTATGTACGCCGAGGACAGTAATGTTACAATAAGCGGCGGGACAATAAATATTACCGGAGATAATGTACTGGGATTTTATCTGAAGGGAGCAACAACTTTCAGCGGTTCAGGAACAATCAATGTTTCGGGACAGGGAGTCACAATATTTAATCTGAATACAAATCCAGGTATGGCATTTACAAATCTCTTTACTATAAATACAATTGGCTCGGGAACTTATACACTGGGAAGTATAGCCAACGGATCATATTACTATAATAACGCTACTACTCTAGGAGGAAACGGAGCTATGGTTTCCGGAAAATCTTCCACAGTGCTATTTGACAGCGGTGCAAATATCGGAACTACAGGGGACAGCAATATAGGTATATATGTGGACGGTGTTTACACAGGAGGAGCTGTACCGGGATTCACAGCAGGTATAGAAGCTGAAAACAGAGGGATAATAACCCTGAATAATTCATCGGCAGGTCTTTATGGCTTGAACGGGGCAAGTGTCTATAATGCTGGAGGAACAATAACAGTAGGAAATGATTCTACGGGAATTTATGCATCAGGAGGTACATCAAATGCGATGAATACCGGAAACATAACAGTAGGAAGCAATTCTCAGGGAATATATCTGAAGGATGGTATATTAGCAGCTAATACAGCAGGGAATATATTAAGTGCCGGAACCAATTCAGTGGGAATTTATGCAGATAATATTTCGGGTGGCATAATAAACGGAGGAGTAATAGATTTATCTGGTGATAAATCAGTGGGAATTTATGCGACAGGACCTGCTAAGAACATAGTAAATACAGGAACAATAAAAGTAGGTAATTCAACTGAATTAAATAATCCGAGTATAGGAATATATACTACAACGCCGGGAGATATAATAACCAATTCTTCTGTTATTGATTCTGGGAAGAATTCAATAGGAATATATGCTGAAGGGGCAACAGTAAATCAAAACGGAACATCTGTAGTAGGAGAAACGGGAACAGGTATATATACAAAAGGCGGAACTGTTGTTTTAGGATTTGCAAGCGATATGCAGGTGGGAATGAATGAGGCTGTAGGTGTATATGGGACAAACGGAACATATATAGTAAACAGCAGTATGAACCCTGTGAATATAGGAAACGGCGGATACGGCTTTATACTGGAAACAGGTTCTGTATTGGATAATCATGGTATACTGGCTTTGAACGGGAAGGGAACAGGGGTATATTCCGATGGTGCAAATATTGTAAATAATCTTGCAGGAGCCGATATAAACATGGCCGGTGATAACAATATAGGAATATACATGGTTTCAGGCGGAACTATAAATAATGATGCAAATATAAACGGAACTCCAGGAAAATCAAATATAGGAATATACAATAAAAACGGTACAATTACAAATAGCGGAACTATAAGTGTAGGAGCATCTGTTCTTGCATATAATTCTGACGGAACAGTAGACTATGATAACAGCGGATATGCAGTAGGAATTTATGGTGAAGGATCAAATATAAATAATACCGGACAGATAAATATCGGTGAAAATGGTATAGGACTCTATACCAGAGATAATCCGGTAAAAATAGTAAATAAGGGAAATATAACCGGTGTAGGAAATGGTGCAACAGGAATTTTCGTAGACAACGGAATAGTTGAGAATGATGCCGGGGTTACTATTTCAATGACAGGCGATAATACAACAGGAATGGTGGCCAATAAGAACGGTACGATAATTAACAACGGAAATATAATAATGACAGGTAATGATGTAACGGCAATGTTTGCTAATATTACATCCACAGCAATAAATAACGGAGTAATAGATATGTCGGGTGCTACGGGAAACAGTGTGGCCTTTCTTCTCGGAGCAGGTTCTACATATGTAAATAATGTAGGAAGTACTTTGAATCTGGGACTTAGCGGAACTTTATCCGGAAGAGCGGGAATAACACATGATATACCCAGCATAATAAACGGAGGAATAATCCAGTCTGACGGAGTTCTTGCACTTGACGGAATATCAATTTCACTGAAGGTGGATCCGAGTACTGTAGTATACCAGAGTGATCCGACTACCGGACCGCAGTTCATAGCAAACGGTGCTTCGATAGTAGCAGACACTCTGATAACAGATAAGCCGATAATAATACTTCCGGGATTTGCTGACGGGACTAATGCAAATGTTTATAAAATAGTAAACGCGGTAAAAGCATCAGGCGGAATTTATGAATTTATAAGCGGATCGCTGTTATGGGAAGCAATTCCGGAAGCTACAGGAACAGGTGCGGATGTATACATGAAGAGAAAAAGCTTTACTGATTTTACAGACGGGTTATGGTTTGAAGATTTTGGCAATGCCTTGGAAGAAAAGTTCCTTGGTTCTTCCGGAGATGCAATGAAAATATACAATAAAACAGCCTATATAAAAACAGAGGAAGATTTTCGTCAGATAATGGCAAGTCTTGCTGGAAACGTATATGCTAATATAAACCAGAGAGAAAATGACATAGCGGAAATATTTGAAAATTCATTGAATCTTATATCTGATTCTGCGAATAATACAAAAGAAAATGTAAAGGTAAATGTAATTGCAGGAAAAGGTAAAAACAAAGAGGAGACAGACGGAGTTGTACCTTATGACTATACTACTGCGGGTGTTTTAGCTCTTAGAGAGGTAGAAAGAACATACAGACATACTTTCGGTTATTCACTGGGATATTTGCATACCGGATTTGAATTTAATGACGGAAATGAAAGTGAAGAATGGGTGGATACAATACAGCTCGGAGTTCACAGCAAGTATAATGCCGGAGGATGGAAGCTGAGAAATGATCTTACCGGAAGAGCAAGCATACATAATGTAGATAGAAATATCGAGTGGGGTACTGATCTTGGCAGATCTGAAATGAATGGAACATATGAAACATACAGTATTACAAGTGACAATATACTCGGGAAAGAATTCGGGCTTGGAAAAAGAGTAAATATAACACCTTACGGAGCATTTAAGGCAATGTATGTTACAAGACCGACTTTCAAAGAAAGCGGACTGGAAAGACTTGAAGTGGACGGAAACGATGCTTGGAGCGTAAAGCCAAGGGCAGGAGTGGAGCTTAACGCAGCTGTACCTTTGGGATCACAGTCACCGTGGCAACTGAAAGGAACTTTGGATTTTGCTTATGAATATGAGCTTGCAGATTTGAATGAAAGAGAGAAGGCAAGACTTGTAGCTGTTGAAGATAATTATCATAAATTATCAAAGCCGGAAGATGAAAAAGGAACATTCAGAACAAAAGCATATTTGGGTGTTGAGGTAGCAGACAGATACGGGATATTCCTGACTGGTGAGTATAAGCTGAGTGAGCATGACAAAGATGATTACAGAGCAGGAGTAATACTGAAAGCAGTTTTTTAG
- a CDS encoding ROK family protein, whose translation MYYICLDIGGTSVKTAITDKNGNIYEQSSINIPKTLYEFTKSIFEYIKNAKVRYSIMGIAVSAPGSVDCKTGIIGGVSAIPYIHGPNWKKNLNTEFSLPVSIENDANCAAFSEVYFGKYNFIKDMAFLVCGSGVGGAIVKDGRIHHGKHLHGGEFGFMFLDISYSEKDRFRNLSELGSTQALVRKVKKIYPDKDMNGKMIFEAAENGDKNCLKAIDEFYSALAAGIINVQYIYDPEMIFIGGAISCNNTFINGLNKKTNEILDNLENFYKIRPVIKPATYRKDANILGALAHHLQEYS comes from the coding sequence ATGTATTATATCTGCCTTGATATTGGCGGAACTTCTGTAAAAACAGCCATTACAGATAAAAATGGAAATATTTATGAACAATCTTCTATAAATATTCCGAAAACTCTTTATGAATTTACCAAATCTATTTTTGAATATATAAAAAATGCAAAAGTACGATATTCTATCATGGGAATAGCTGTAAGTGCACCGGGATCAGTAGATTGCAAAACTGGAATTATAGGCGGAGTCAGTGCAATCCCTTATATTCACGGCCCAAACTGGAAAAAAAATCTGAATACAGAGTTCTCCCTGCCGGTAAGTATAGAAAATGATGCTAACTGTGCCGCCTTTTCTGAGGTATACTTTGGAAAATATAACTTTATAAAAGATATGGCTTTTTTGGTATGCGGAAGCGGTGTCGGCGGTGCCATAGTAAAGGACGGCAGAATTCATCACGGAAAACACCTTCATGGCGGAGAATTCGGCTTTATGTTTCTTGATATCTCATATTCAGAGAAAGACAGATTCAGAAACCTCAGTGAGCTTGGTTCTACACAGGCCCTTGTAAGAAAGGTCAAAAAAATTTATCCAGATAAAGATATGAATGGAAAGATGATTTTTGAGGCAGCTGAGAACGGTGATAAGAATTGTCTGAAAGCTATTGATGAATTTTATTCCGCATTAGCTGCAGGTATAATTAATGTTCAGTATATATACGATCCTGAAATGATCTTTATCGGCGGAGCTATAAGCTGCAATAATACTTTTATAAACGGTCTAAATAAAAAAACTAATGAAATACTGGATAATCTGGAAAATTTTTATAAAATAAGACCTGTTATAAAACCTGCTACATACAGAAAAGATGCCAATATACTCGGTGCTCTGGCTCATCATCTCCAGGAATACAGCTAA
- a CDS encoding LacI family DNA-binding transcriptional regulator: protein MANIKDIARLAGVSASTVSRVINQSGYVNEKTRITIEKIMKQLDYVPNRNAVSLKTGRTGFLGIVAPYFNDSMNLLLSHFTMAAQKEGYNISLFMTLNDKNKEIQAFEMLRRKQIDAVLLLIRLNEWSVLEQYAKYGPVVTWQRLDSDIIHSVYMNQYDGYTLALEHLYKKGRRKIVNLYGNLESLNTRSRMKAYEDFCKKYNIHYNENFHGIASVKNGENMAQWWLKQKEKPDAFATLSDSVAAGLFTKAQEYGLDIPRDFSVMGFDDIEISRLLKLTTIHYPIDLQAKNAFIIIDNILNNKNTPSFPLSFHLVERKST from the coding sequence ATGGCTAATATAAAGGATATCGCCAGACTTGCCGGTGTATCAGCTTCCACGGTCTCCAGAGTAATAAACCAAAGCGGTTATGTTAATGAAAAAACCAGAATAACTATAGAAAAAATCATGAAACAGCTGGATTATGTCCCCAACAGAAATGCCGTTTCGTTAAAAACAGGGCGTACCGGCTTTCTCGGAATTGTCGCTCCTTATTTCAATGATTCCATGAATCTTCTGCTCAGTCATTTTACAATGGCTGCACAAAAGGAAGGGTATAATATAAGTCTGTTTATGACACTTAATGATAAAAATAAAGAAATACAGGCATTTGAAATGCTTAGAAGAAAACAGATTGATGCGGTGCTGCTGCTTATCCGTCTGAACGAATGGTCTGTTCTTGAACAGTATGCCAAATACGGCCCTGTTGTCACATGGCAGAGACTGGACTCTGATATTATCCACTCCGTTTATATGAATCAATATGACGGATATACGCTTGCCCTAGAACACCTCTATAAAAAAGGAAGAAGAAAAATAGTAAATCTCTACGGCAATCTGGAAAGTCTGAATACCCGCAGCAGAATGAAGGCATACGAAGACTTCTGTAAAAAATATAATATCCATTATAACGAGAATTTTCACGGCATTGCTTCTGTAAAAAACGGTGAAAATATGGCACAGTGGTGGCTTAAGCAAAAAGAGAAGCCCGACGCATTTGCTACTCTTTCAGATTCAGTGGCGGCAGGATTATTTACCAAGGCTCAGGAATACGGACTGGATATTCCGCGTGATTTTTCAGTAATGGGCTTTGATGATATTGAAATTTCCCGCCTGCTGAAGCTTACTACCATACACTATCCCATAGATTTACAGGCTAAAAATGCCTTTATTATAATAGATAATATATTAAACAATAAAAATACACCTTCATTTCCCCTGAGCTTTCACCTTGTGGAAAGAAAAAGTACCTAA